In Glandiceps talaboti chromosome 6, keGlaTala1.1, whole genome shotgun sequence, one DNA window encodes the following:
- the LOC144436829 gene encoding uncharacterized protein LOC144436829 encodes MRLIHKCFVVVIIFGAFSLSFFHVMNALRWIQRIHLLAQRQSDKFLENTCNDSGKGINTFEISTNILEQEKGEKTTTSASHGSEKYEINTDIETSSLQPFNTRLLNGCVLAMEVRQAMKGRYIFAVVNFNGGPNFQYRQFKVAVQMAIHMRRTIVLSDFQHHRMKESYRRVHFHETFDEDIFKEFMPTITIDEYVENCGKVIKDVITNPYLRNITIDDNMGTYLIQKEWLWTRAGISIPSGKHLPRSESKCQQRMKEADTSPCIVMTSPVDFQGVQVEEKAEVHEALNKHLVRTHFLRKAVASIIPKLCNGKSILGLHWRNRTGEQ; translated from the exons ATGAGACTCATTCACAAGTGTTTCGTCGTGGTTATCATTTTCGGGGCATTTTCACTTTCTTTCTTCCACGTGATGAATGCACTTAGATGGATCCAACGAATTCATTTGTTGGCTCAACGACAATCTGATAAGTTCCTGGAG AACACCTGCAATGATTCTGGGAAGGgtataaatacatttgaaatcAGCACCAATATACTGGAACAAGAAAAAGGAGAGAAAACCACGACGTCTGCATCCCATGGaagtgaaaaatatgaaattaacacAGACATTGAAACATCTTCATTACAGCCGTTTAACACACGGCTGCTAAATGGCTGTGTCCTTGCAATGGAGGTGCGTCAAGCGATGAAAGGGCGTTACATTTTCGCGGTTGTCAACTTTAACGGTGGCCCAAACTTTCAGTATCGACAGTTCAAAGTCGCTGTACAAATGGCGATACATATGAGAAGGACGATAGTTCTGTCAGATTTCCAACATCATCGTATGAAAGAAAGTTATAGAAGGGTCCATTTTCATGAAACCTTCGATGAAGACATTTTTAAAGAATTTATGCCGACCATAACAATTGATGAATATGTAGAGAACTGTGGTAAAGTTATCAAGGACGTCATCACCAACCCATACCTTCGAAATATTACTATTGATGATAACATGGGCACATATCTGATTCAGAAGGAATGGTTATGGACGAGGGCAGGAATAAGTATCCCGTCTGGAAAACACTTACCTCGGTCTGAGTCTAAATGTCAGCAGCGAATGAAGGAGGCAGATACATCTCCATGTATTGTAATGACTAGTCCCGTAGACTTTCAAGGAGTCCAGGTCGAAGAAAAAGCAGAGGTTCACGAAGCTTTAAATAAACATTTAGTAAGAACACATTTTCTACGAAAGGCAGTCGCCAGTATAATCCCTAAGTTGTGTAATGGAAAATCTATTCTTGGACTTCATTGGAGGAACAGGACGGGAGAACAGTAA